The DNA sequence TTTCTCCTAGTAAACTTTCTGAATGGAAATTAAATTTAAGGACTTTTGCTAGAGAGAATAGTTTTTCCATACCTGCTATGCAAATAGGTCATGTTCAACGTGACCCTAGTCTTTCCATTTCTCAAGCTAATGTTGAATTAATACAATTATCAATTTCTCAATTAGCATCTTCATTTAATAATGCAATTCCTCGTAGAATGTCGTGAAAACATATATTCTTCAAAACTTATCTATGACTTCTTCAGATAATTTTTTATTCTGTATATATTAAGGAGTATTTTATGTGCGGCATAGTAGGTATTTTTTCTAATCATCAGATTAATCAATTGATTTATGACAGCTTGTTATTATTGCAGCATAGAGGGCAAGACTCTACAGGTATAGCAACGATGGAAGGAAGTTTATTCCATATATGTAAATCAAAAGGACAAGTAAAAGAAGCTTATAGAACGCGAGATATGAGAAGTTTACTTGGCAATATAGGTATTGGTCATGTCAGATATGCGACTAAAGGAACTGCAGATAGTGAAAATGAAGCACAACCCTTTTATGTCAATGCACCTTATGGCATTATTCTTGTACATAATGGAAATTTGACTAATACAAGAGAACTAGAAAAGCAGCTTTTTAATATAGATCGAAGACATACAAATTCTTCTAGTGATACTGAAATGTTGCTAAATATCTTTGCAACTGAAATACAAGCTCAAATTCATGGAAGTTCTTTATCACCAGAACATATTTTTTCTGCTATTAAATCATTACATAAAAGAGTGGAAGGTTCTTATGCTGCTATTGCTTTAATTGCTGGCCATGGATTAGTTGCTTTTAGAGATCCGTATGGAATTAGACCATTAGTTTTAGGTAAAAGAATTTCGGAAGATAATCGGGATGAATGGATTCTTGCAAGCGAATCTCTGGTCTTGGAAAATAACGATTTTCAAATTGTTCGTGATTTAGATCCAGGGGAGGCAGTATTTATATCAGTCAATGGTGAACTTCATTCCCAACAATGTTCAGATAATCCCAAACTATTTCCTTGTTCTTTCGAATATGTTTATTTAGCTAGGCCTGATTCAATTATGAATGGAATCTCTGTCTATGAAGCAAGGCTTCGGATGGGTGATCGATTAGCGAATACTATAAAAAAGACACTTAATTCTGGAGATATTGATGTTGTTATGCCTATTCCCGATTCTTCCAGGCCTTCTGCCATGCAAGTTGCTAGACAATTAGGTGTTGAATATAGAGAAGGATTTTTTAAAAATAGATATGTAGGCAGAACTTTTATTATGCCAGGGCAATCTCAACGAAAGAAATCAGTACGACAAAAGTTAAATGCTATGAGTACAGAGTTTAAAGGAAAAAATATTCTCATTGTTGACGACTCTATAGTTCGAGGAACTACTTCTAGAGAAATAGTTCAAATGGCAAGACTTGCTGGAGCGAATAAAGTTACATTTACTTCAGCAGCTCCGCCTATACGATTTCCGCATGTTTATGGGATTAATATGCCTTCAAAAGATGAGCTAATAGCATATGATCGATCCATTCTTGAAATTCAGAATATTTTATTAGTTGATCAATTAGTTTATCAAGAGGTCGGTGATCTTAAGACTGCAATTTTGGATGACTCCAAGATAGAAGATTTAGATATGTCTTGCTTTACAGGTCATTATGTTACAGGAACAGTTACTAATGAATATTTAAATTGGGTTGAAACTGAATATATTTCTTAATTAATAAAAGAATGACTGTTAGGATCTATTAAAGGAATAACTTCATCTATATACTCGTCATCATCAACTTTTATTAGATCTTTGTTAATTTTATCATACTTAATCTCCTTTATAGCCTCTTGACTTATCCTTCCATTTCTTTCTTTTGATGTAATTACTCCAACTAGGCTCTTGCCATTAAATACTTGTACTACCCTGTTTTGCTCTTTATTAGAATCCTTTAATATATTTTTTATTGTCCCTAAGTCTCCTCTTTTACATGTTCTTATACTATTTATAGAATGTTTTAAAATAGAACCCTTTTTAGTTATCATTATTAAGTCTTCTTTAGATGAACAAGTGATAGCACCTATAATTCTCTCTCCTGGGAAAAGTTTCATAATCACTGATCCTTGAGCCAATTTGCCCATAATAGGGATATTTTCATCATCTATTTTTATTTTCAGTATTCTTCCTATGTCACTTACAATAATTAAATAGTCATTTAAACGACAGATTAAACCTGATTGCAAGTTCACATTTTCTTTTAACTTTAATAATGATGCTGCTCTTCCTGACATATCTACTATTTCTTCTATATCTAATCTTTTGAATCTACCATCACTTGTTAGAAGTCCAATACTAAGCTCTTTATCTTTTCCTATTGGAATAATACTACTGATCTTTTCTTTTTCTAATATTGTTGGAATGAACTTTTGAATTATTCCAGGTTGATTTCCTGAAAACTCCCATTTGACTAAAGCTATTTTTCCGCAATTTGTAACTACAATAACTTTTGGATTTTTTTCTATAGGCCATATTAATCTTGCTGGTATTGGTGCATCTCCAAGATTACAGCTTTCATCTAAATGTAATCTTCCTAGAAGTTGTGGGCTTACTATTTTTACTTGATTGTCATTTTGTATCATTAATCTACTTTCACGAGGTAGATTTTCATATGCTTTTTTTCTTTGCAATTCTGCATTAGGTCTCAGACTTGCGTTCCTTTGTGCTAATAACTCATCACCGCCCTCAATTAATTTGGTCTTTCTTTTGGACCCAAATTGCTTTCTTAATCCTTTTAGTTCTTCGATCATTGCTTTTAACAATTCGTCTCTGTCATTAAGAACAATTTCTAAGCAACTTTTCTTTTCCTTTAGTTCTTCTAACTCGTTATATAAACTTTGAGTTTCTAGATTTGTTAACCTTCTTAAAGGCATTGAAAGTATTCCATCAGCTTGTTTCTCAGTTAAATCTAGTCGAACCATAAGTCTTGTTCTAGCCTCCATTGCATCTTTAGCACTTTCAATCATATCTATTACATTTCTAACATTTTCTAAGGCTTTTAATAGTCCTTCAACTATTTCAAGCCTTTCTAATGTTTTTAATAGATTATTTTTTGTTCTTCTAATAATTGTTAACTCTCTAAACTCCAAGAAAATATCTAAGAATTTCTTAAGTGATAATTGTTTAGGCTGTCCATTAACAATTGCTAGTAAGGTTGCACCAAAATTACTTTGAAGAGAAGTTCTTTGATATAAAGTATTTAATATTTTTTCAGGGTTACTGTCTCTTCTTAGTTCTACTACTATTCTCATTCCTTCTCTATCACTTTCATCTCTTATATCGGCTATACCTTCTACTTTTCCATTATTTACCATCTCTGCTAATTTTTCTATCCAATTAGATTTACTAATTTGATAAGGTAATTCAGTAATGATTATTGCATTTTTTTTGTGTTTTCCTTTCCCTGGATTAATTTCTTCGATATGAGCTATTCCTCTCATTGGAATACTCCCTTTTCCCTTTAAATATGTCTCTTTAACACCAGTTCCGATTAGGACCTCTCCCCCGGTTGGGAAATCAGGTCCTGGAATTATGCTTAGTAACCTTTCCTCTGAAATATTAGGCTTTTTAATTATTTCTATTAATGCATTAATAACTTCATTAATGTTGTGCGGTGGAATGCTCGTTGCCATGCCTACTGCAATGCCAGAGCACCCATTAAGAATCAGAAAAGGTAATTGAGCTGGTAATACAATTGGCTCCTGTTGTGAAGAATCAAAGTTTGGTGCAAATTCAACAGTATTTGAACCAAGTTCCCCAAGCATTGCTTCATATGCGATTGCTGCTAAGCGAGTTTCTGTATATCTCATTGCAGCAGGTGGATCATCATCTACAGATCCAAAATTTCCATGTCCATCTAAAACTGGATATCTGCTTGCAAAACTTTGAACAAGCCTTACTAAGGCATCGTAAACCGCTTGATCTCCATGAGGGTGGTATTTACCAAGTACATCCCCTACTACCCGAGCACATTTTTTAAAGGGTCTTTCTGGAGTTAATCCTAATTCATGCATTGCATAAAGAATCCGCCTTTGTACAGGCTTCATCCCATCTCTTGCATCAGGCAATGCTCTTCCAACGATTACGCTCATCGCGTATTCGAGGTACGACCGCTGCATTTCGTGATGCAGTGAAATAGCTTGCAGGCGCTCTTCCATCCAGATAATTGAGGATTCTTAGAAGGCCTAAGGATTCAAGAGTACAGACTTATTTCATTTTGCACCAGTTTTTGTTATCACTTATTTTGAAAGTTTGAGTTAGCCAAAGCCTTGGCGATTGAAGTTGCAAGTTTTGGACTTTTAAATAGCTCTTTTGTTGCTTCTTGAAGCTTGTTACCCCAAAGCTGTTCTTTTTGATGTATTTGTGAAACGTAATTAGGATTTAAATTCAATGCTTCTTTAGCAAGTTTTATAGATTCTTCATTGTTGATATGAATACTATTTAGCGCTGCTGCCAATGCAAGTTTTGGCTCAGCATCATTTGTGATTCCTAGGACTTTCCGCCATAGGTAAATTGCTTTTTTGATGTTATTCATCTCGTAATGAACAAGACCTTGATTATTAATTGCTTGCCAGAAATTAGGTTTTAGCTCAGACGCCTTTTGAAATGCTTTTAATGCAGAATTGGTTTTGTTTAGAATAAACTTTGCATTTCCTAACTGAAAATATGCAGTTGGATTGTTTGGATCAATTTTTAAACCTGATTCAAGTGATGTAATAGCATATTTAGGTTTTTTTAGGTTTAATGCTATTGATGCTTCTGCAAACCAAATATTAGCTAGTGAAGAGTTATATGATTTTGCTTTTTGAATTGATAAAAGTGCATCTTCGAGTTGATTAGTTTTCATTTGACCTTCTGCAAGTATTATCCAAAGCTCTACTTTTTCTGGATTAAGACTAACTGCTAATTTAGCAAGATTAGTGCCTTGCTTTATTGGTCCAAACCTAATGAATTTAGCTGCCATATCTCCTATACTTAAACCTGTGACTTTTAGCTCTTTAGTATTTGGCTCATAAACACTTGGAATAAAAGCAAATGATCTTTGATTAGGTATTAATATATTAAAATTTAAAACTGCTAAAACAATTATATATGTCTTTTTCATTGAAATAATACTGTATTTAGGCATAAAACTATTCCTTATTTTTCTAGCTTAGTACAATTAACAGCTTTATTTCCTAACTTTGCATTACGCCTCCACATCCAAGGTTTAATCCTTTTTAATGCAGAGTTTTTTAGCTTTTTTTTCCATGTCTCATCATCCCATGCCAATATTTTATCTTTACTGAGATTTAGCACCCATTCATGAGGCTGCACATCTGGGTCTTTGCTACTCACCATTGTTTGGTGATTCCATGGACAAACGTCTTGACATATATCGCATCCCGCAATCCATTTACCCATTGACTTTTCAATATTTTCTGGAAGTTTAGGATTTCGATTTTCAATATTGTGATATGCAAGACATTTTTGAGCATTCACTACAAAAGGCTCTGTAATTGCATGTGTTGGACAAGCTTCAATACATTTTTGACAATTGCCGCATAGAGGAGTTGAAGGCTTATCAGGAGTTAGAGCTTCTGTGCAAAGTAAATATCCCAAGACCATCCAAGAACCATGTTTCTTATCAATCAAATTACTGTTTTTGCCTATCCATCCGATCCCAGCTTCTTCTGCCCATGCCTTTTCTAGAAGTGGAGATGAATCTACACAAATTTTCCATTTACAATTAGCTTTTCTTTGCTCTAGCCATCGTCCTAATTTTTTGAGTCTTTTTTCTAAAACTTTGTGATAATCATTGCCCCATGCGTAGCGAGCAACTAACAATTTGTCTGGATCACTTATTTTTGCATCAATGTAATAATTCAGTCCTACTACGAGAACACTTTGCACATCCTTTAAAAGTGTTTGTATGCTTTGACGTCTTGGGGCTTCCATCCATCTCATATCACCGTGATAGCCAGCATCTAGCCATCTCTGTAGCGCAGCTGTGCGCATCTTTATTCGATTGCTTCCGGGGATTCTGGCTATGCCTACAGGACTGAATCCGTGACGCTTTGCCTCCTCTTTAAAATCATGTGAAAGCTTGTCTTGGGTTTCCAACATGGCCAAAATTCATCAAAAAAGAGAAGAGTTTTGCTTCATCTTTCATTATTTCCATTAATAAAAGCTTATTGCTAAATGAAATTGGTTAACTTAGTTGAATAATCTAATTCAAGGGTTTTAGAAACTTTTTGGTTCAGTCATCTCCTAGACAAGATCTTTCCTTAGCCTCAAGGTTGCAGCAAGATCTTAAGAATGACCTTATAGCTGGGTTGTTAGTTGTCATTCCATTGGCGACCACCATTTGGCTGTCAACGATAGTTAGCCGCTTTGTGCTTGCTTTCCTTACGTCTATACCTAAGCAATTAAATCCATTTATTACTCTTAACCCACTTTTGCAAGATTTGATCAATCTTGCTCTTGGCTTAACTGTCCCTTTATTAGGAATACTTTTAATTGGATTGATGGCAAGGAATTTTGTAGGACGTTGGTTGCTTGAATTTGGAGAAGGGACTCTTTCTAAGATTCCATTCGCAGGCTCAGTTTATAAAACTTTAAAGCAACTCTTAGAAACTTTTCTAAGAGACAATTCTAAAAGATTTAGAAGAGTTGTTTTGGTTGAATATCCTCGTGAAGGACTATTTAGTGTTGGTTTTGTTACTGGCTTGGTTGGTCCATCACTTCAACCAGAATTAAGTCAACCACTACTTAGTGTATTTATTCCTACTGCGCCAAATCCAACTACTGGCTGGTATACCTTAGTCCCTGAGTCGTCGGTTAAAGATTTAAATATTTCAGTTGAGGATGCCTTCCGTACCATTATCTCAGCAGGAATTGTTAACCCAGATGAGAGAAATACTTCAATTAATACAAGTTTTTCTAGCTTATTTGCACAATTAAGATCTAATCAATCCCAATCGTCTGTTTCTAATTAGACTTGTAACTCATTCTTTTCTTTCATTTTTGATAATGCAATCTCGATCTATTTCTAGAGAAATTGCACTTTTGGTATTAGGTCAGATTTCAGATAAACAAATTAATAACATAGAAGATATATCACTCGAAGATTTATTAATGCTTGGCCTTGAAACTCTTATGAATCATTTGAGGGAGCAATTAGATTTCTGTGCTGTTCAGCTTGAATCAGCGCAAGAGCAATTACTGGATAGTGAATTGGAAAGCTGTGAGAAAACATCAGCTTCTAAAATTAGAAATCATTTAGAGACTTCTTTAAATCACTCACGAGATATTATAAATAGTTTGTCTGATAGCTTAGAATTAACAACACTCTTGGCTTTATCTGATCAAGTTAATATTCGGGAAGATGCAATTCAAAGGGTAAGTTTAGTTTTGCAAAATTTACAGAGTATTAATTTAAATCTAGATGAAGTTATGGATGGATGGCGATTAAAACGTTTGCCAAGAATTGATCAGGATATTCTCAGACTTGCATATATAGACATACATATATTAAATGCTCCAATTGCTGTTGCTTGTAATGAAGCTGTAAATCTTGGTAATAAATATAGTGATAAACAAGGAAGGCGAATGATTAATGGTATTTTAAGGAGACTACAAAATTCTGATTCAATTAATATTGCCTAATGTCTAGCGACGAACTTCCCAATAATCAAAATGCTCTTTCTTCTAAAGAGACAATAGAGGAAAATCAATCAGATAATTTAAATTTAGAAGAACAAGAATCATTAGATTGGGCAAAACAAGCTTTTGAAAAATTAAAACAGAAACAGTTAGAAAAGAAAGAAGCTCTTTTCAAAGAGAGTAATTCACTAGCACAAGTTACTGAGGAAACTCAAGAAACAAATAATCTACAATTAAAAAATAAAATTAATAATGTAGATAAAGATGATTGTTTAAATGATTCATCTAAAGATATTTTAAAAGATATAGAAGATTCAGGATTAGGAGAATTTGATGATTCTTTTACATGGTCTGCAGGGGTATTGGCAGCTCAAGGTAAGGAGCCTGATAGTATATCTTTAGAAGATATTGATTGGTTAAAGAGATTACGACAAGGATTGGAAAAAACTAGAAAAGGTTTTGTAACAGATTTACTTGAAAAATTTGGAGATGATCCACTTACACCAGAAGTTCTAGATGATTTAGAAGCTTTACTTTTAAGAGCTGATGTAGGTGTAAATGCAACAGATCAAATAATTACTGCATTGCGAAGAAGATTAAATGAAGAAGTTCTAGATTCTAAGGAGGGCTTTAGATTTTTAAAACAGCAACTCTGCCAAATTGTTAATAAACCGATTAAAAATAGCAATCAAGAAGTACTTGCTCCAAAACATAAATCTTTAAATATTTGGTTACTTGTAGGCGTGAATGGTGTAGGTAAGACAACCACATTGGGAAAACTTGCCCATCTTGCTTTACGAAGTGGATATACTGCATTAATTGCTGCAGCTGATACTTTTCGTGCAGCTGCAGTTCAACAAGTCCAAATATGGGGACGTAGAAGTGGTGTTTCTGTAATAGCTAATGAAACTCCTAATGCTGATCCTGCAGCTATTGTTTTTGATGCAATAGGTGCGGCTAAATCTAAAGAAATTGAATTGTTGTTAGTAGATACTGCAGGTCGACTTCAAACAAAAAATAATTTGATGGAAGAATTGGCAAAAATCAGACGTATTATTGATCGTCTTGCTCCAGAAGCAATAGTTGAATCACTTTTAGTGCTTGATGCTAGTCAAGGTCAAAATGGTTTGAATCAGGCAATGTCTTTTGCTGAATCTGCCAATTTAACAGGTGTAGTTATTACAAAGCTTGATGGATCTTCTAGGGGAGGAGTTGCTTTTGCAGTTGCCTCTGAAGCAAAATTACCAATTCGATTTATAGGGGCAGGAGAACGGCTACAAGATTTAAAACCTTTTAATAGTTTTGAATTTGTTGAGGCTCTTTTGGCAAATCGTTGACATTGCAGCTTATTTCTATATTTTTTGCTATTTTTTTAGTTCTGCATTAATACTGCAGTGAGTACTAACCCTGTCAGTCCACATTCAAAAACAACGCTTCACAATAGCTTGCAATCTTCTTCTGCTTATGAATCTTTGCGAGATCTTTTAGAAAGCTTATCTAGAGAACAAAGTCGTAATCAAGAATTATTGTCTTCTATTTGTTTTGCTCTGAGAAACTTTACTAATTTAAATAGGTTCTTAGAGCTTGTGCCTGTTGTTGCCTCTCGTTTAGTTGGGGTTGAAGGTTCCTTATTAGTTCCTTTTCACTTAGATGGTCGGATATGGAAGGATCAAATACATAGTATTTCTGGAGATCTATCAGAAAAATTA is a window from the Prochlorococcus marinus str. MIT 9211 genome containing:
- a CDS encoding transcription antitermination protein NusB, producing the protein MQSRSISREIALLVLGQISDKQINNIEDISLEDLLMLGLETLMNHLREQLDFCAVQLESAQEQLLDSELESCEKTSASKIRNHLETSLNHSRDIINSLSDSLELTTLLALSDQVNIREDAIQRVSLVLQNLQSINLNLDEVMDGWRLKRLPRIDQDILRLAYIDIHILNAPIAVACNEAVNLGNKYSDKQGRRMINGILRRLQNSDSINIA
- a CDS encoding DNA gyrase/topoisomerase IV subunit A, with translation MEERLQAISLHHEMQRSYLEYAMSVIVGRALPDARDGMKPVQRRILYAMHELGLTPERPFKKCARVVGDVLGKYHPHGDQAVYDALVRLVQSFASRYPVLDGHGNFGSVDDDPPAAMRYTETRLAAIAYEAMLGELGSNTVEFAPNFDSSQQEPIVLPAQLPFLILNGCSGIAVGMATSIPPHNINEVINALIEIIKKPNISEERLLSIIPGPDFPTGGEVLIGTGVKETYLKGKGSIPMRGIAHIEEINPGKGKHKKNAIIITELPYQISKSNWIEKLAEMVNNGKVEGIADIRDESDREGMRIVVELRRDSNPEKILNTLYQRTSLQSNFGATLLAIVNGQPKQLSLKKFLDIFLEFRELTIIRRTKNNLLKTLERLEIVEGLLKALENVRNVIDMIESAKDAMEARTRLMVRLDLTEKQADGILSMPLRRLTNLETQSLYNELEELKEKKSCLEIVLNDRDELLKAMIEELKGLRKQFGSKRKTKLIEGGDELLAQRNASLRPNAELQRKKAYENLPRESRLMIQNDNQVKIVSPQLLGRLHLDESCNLGDAPIPARLIWPIEKNPKVIVVTNCGKIALVKWEFSGNQPGIIQKFIPTILEKEKISSIIPIGKDKELSIGLLTSDGRFKRLDIEEIVDMSGRAASLLKLKENVNLQSGLICRLNDYLIIVSDIGRILKIKIDDENIPIMGKLAQGSVIMKLFPGERIIGAITCSSKEDLIMITKKGSILKHSINSIRTCKRGDLGTIKNILKDSNKEQNRVVQVFNGKSLVGVITSKERNGRISQEAIKEIKYDKINKDLIKVDDDEYIDEVIPLIDPNSHSFIN
- the ftsY gene encoding signal recognition particle-docking protein FtsY, coding for MSSDELPNNQNALSSKETIEENQSDNLNLEEQESLDWAKQAFEKLKQKQLEKKEALFKESNSLAQVTEETQETNNLQLKNKINNVDKDDCLNDSSKDILKDIEDSGLGEFDDSFTWSAGVLAAQGKEPDSISLEDIDWLKRLRQGLEKTRKGFVTDLLEKFGDDPLTPEVLDDLEALLLRADVGVNATDQIITALRRRLNEEVLDSKEGFRFLKQQLCQIVNKPIKNSNQEVLAPKHKSLNIWLLVGVNGVGKTTTLGKLAHLALRSGYTALIAAADTFRAAAVQQVQIWGRRSGVSVIANETPNADPAAIVFDAIGAAKSKEIELLLVDTAGRLQTKNNLMEELAKIRRIIDRLAPEAIVESLLVLDASQGQNGLNQAMSFAESANLTGVVITKLDGSSRGGVAFAVASEAKLPIRFIGAGERLQDLKPFNSFEFVEALLANR
- the purF gene encoding amidophosphoribosyltransferase → MCGIVGIFSNHQINQLIYDSLLLLQHRGQDSTGIATMEGSLFHICKSKGQVKEAYRTRDMRSLLGNIGIGHVRYATKGTADSENEAQPFYVNAPYGIILVHNGNLTNTRELEKQLFNIDRRHTNSSSDTEMLLNIFATEIQAQIHGSSLSPEHIFSAIKSLHKRVEGSYAAIALIAGHGLVAFRDPYGIRPLVLGKRISEDNRDEWILASESLVLENNDFQIVRDLDPGEAVFISVNGELHSQQCSDNPKLFPCSFEYVYLARPDSIMNGISVYEARLRMGDRLANTIKKTLNSGDIDVVMPIPDSSRPSAMQVARQLGVEYREGFFKNRYVGRTFIMPGQSQRKKSVRQKLNAMSTEFKGKNILIVDDSIVRGTTSREIVQMARLAGANKVTFTSAAPPIRFPHVYGINMPSKDELIAYDRSILEIQNILLVDQLVYQEVGDLKTAILDDSKIEDLDMSCFTGHYVTGTVTNEYLNWVETEYIS
- a CDS encoding DUF502 domain-containing protein is translated as MVQSSPRQDLSLASRLQQDLKNDLIAGLLVVIPLATTIWLSTIVSRFVLAFLTSIPKQLNPFITLNPLLQDLINLALGLTVPLLGILLIGLMARNFVGRWLLEFGEGTLSKIPFAGSVYKTLKQLLETFLRDNSKRFRRVVLVEYPREGLFSVGFVTGLVGPSLQPELSQPLLSVFIPTAPNPTTGWYTLVPESSVKDLNISVEDAFRTIISAGIVNPDERNTSINTSFSSLFAQLRSNQSQSSVSN
- the queG gene encoding tRNA epoxyqueuosine(34) reductase QueG, with translation MLETQDKLSHDFKEEAKRHGFSPVGIARIPGSNRIKMRTAALQRWLDAGYHGDMRWMEAPRRQSIQTLLKDVQSVLVVGLNYYIDAKISDPDKLLVARYAWGNDYHKVLEKRLKKLGRWLEQRKANCKWKICVDSSPLLEKAWAEEAGIGWIGKNSNLIDKKHGSWMVLGYLLCTEALTPDKPSTPLCGNCQKCIEACPTHAITEPFVVNAQKCLAYHNIENRNPKLPENIEKSMGKWIAGCDICQDVCPWNHQTMVSSKDPDVQPHEWVLNLSKDKILAWDDETWKKKLKNSALKRIKPWMWRRNAKLGNKAVNCTKLEK